The Polynucleobacter sp. VK25 genome segment TTAATTCTGCTCATTCTCGAGAGCGTTAGAAGAACGAATGGCATGGTTTTAGTAACGGTCACTGTCTTGTTTCTTCTTTATGCCCTGTTTGGTGACTATTTGCCAGCACCTTGGACCCACAAAGGTTACGGTCTAGATCGTTTAGTGGGTTATATGTATATGACACTAGAAGGTATCTATGGCACTGCTGTGGACGTCTCAGCAACACTCATTATTCTTTTCACTATTTTCGGCGCCTTCTTGCAGTTCACTGGCGCGGGTAAGTTCTTTATCGACTTTTCATTTGCTGCAATGGGTGGCAAATCCTCAGGCGTCGGCAGAACCATTGTGATGTCTTCATTCTTATTGGGTGGACCATCAGGCTCAGGTGTAGCTACGACCGTTACGGTTGGCTCAGTCGCAGCTCCTATGTTGGATAAAGTGGGTTACGAAAAAAATGCTGCTGGTGGACTTTTGGCAGCCGGCGGTCTTGGCGCCATCATCTCACCACCAGTACTCGGTGCAGCAGCCTTCTTGATTGCTGACTTCCTAAAGATTTCGTATTTAGATGTGTTGCTCATGGCAACTATTCCAACCATTCTTTTCTATCTTGGTTTATTTGTCATGGTGGAAATTGATGTTCGCAAGTACGGCATGAAGAGTATTCAGTTTTCATCGACTGAGACTGCATGGCAACTAACCAAAAAATATTGGTTCCATTTTTTCTCGCTCATCTCGATTGTGGTGTTCATGCTGATGGGCTTCTCCCCTGTCATGTCGGTGTTTTGGGCGACAGTGGTTTCAGCCCTATCAAGTATGTTGCGCGAAGATACCGCCATTATTCCATGGGCATGGTTTAAAGGAAAAGAGCCTATCCTCTCTGGACTCTACAACTCCAACCTAACCAAAGCACTTGCCTCTGGCTCAACGGGCGTTTTAGCCATTGCCGCTACCTGCGCTGGGGCTGGCTTGATTGTAGGTACCGTTACTTTGACTGGTCTTGGCCTGAAATTTAGCTCGATTGTGATTCAGTACGCAGGCGGCTCACTCTTGCTGACGACTATTTTTACCGCCTTAGTTGTTTGGGTAGTTGGACTGGCCGTTCCAGTTACCGCTTCTTACATTATTTGTGCGGTGATTGCAGCGCCAGCCTTAATTAATTTAGGCGTACCTGCTTTTGCTGCGCATATGTTTATCTTCTATTACGCTGTTCTTTCGGAAGTGTCACCTCCGACTGCGCTTTCACCATTTGCAGCAGCGGCAATTTGTAAAGGCAATCCCTATAAGACCACCTTGCAA includes the following:
- a CDS encoding TRAP transporter fused permease subunit, which gives rise to MNQNVIDNETQEKLDAFIKQEEGDSNDYKGLLAKFITLVAVGMSLFHLYAAYSIVPTQQLRVIHVALVLFLVFLSFPIAARFKNRLMFWDALFALGSVAIAYYILTGGDDFMDRNTAPNSTDVMIGIGLILLILESVRRTNGMVLVTVTVLFLLYALFGDYLPAPWTHKGYGLDRLVGYMYMTLEGIYGTAVDVSATLIILFTIFGAFLQFTGAGKFFIDFSFAAMGGKSSGVGRTIVMSSFLLGGPSGSGVATTVTVGSVAAPMLDKVGYEKNAAGGLLAAGGLGAIISPPVLGAAAFLIADFLKISYLDVLLMATIPTILFYLGLFVMVEIDVRKYGMKSIQFSSTETAWQLTKKYWFHFFSLISIVVFMLMGFSPVMSVFWATVVSALSSMLREDTAIIPWAWFKGKEPILSGLYNSNLTKALASGSTGVLAIAATCAGAGLIVGTVTLTGLGLKFSSIVIQYAGGSLLLTTIFTALVVWVVGLAVPVTASYIICAVIAAPALINLGVPAFAAHMFIFYYAVLSEVSPPTALSPFAAAAICKGNPYKTTLQTWKYVAPAILVPFMFVLDKSGVSLLLMGSTSALEQADWMQIAWVSFTAVVGIICLAGGLQGWFIEKTKIFERVIMVISGVALAYPSTEADLIGFIGFGLVLVTQTITHFKLNPRSS